Proteins co-encoded in one Novosphingobium sp. PP1Y genomic window:
- a CDS encoding phosphoadenylyl-sulfate reductase codes for MTEATRIRDRIDTGPRFAEADAVRLNRLFRGTDTIEMLETVLKEGMAGDVGIVSSFGAESAVLLHLVSQVDPGVPVLFLETGKHFPETLAYRDLLIERLGLKDLRNLTPDAEELAKKDESGLRWSYDPDGCCDIRKVKPLAKALLGLDASITGRKAFQASTRATLPRFEIDTTDEQGRLKINPLIDWSPERIAAYIEEHDLPPHPLVAEGYPSIGCMPCTSKVAPGEDPRSGRWRGWDKTECGIHVAHHTPDHTEQVAPEFDPGL; via the coding sequence ATGACCGAAGCGACACGCATCCGCGACCGCATTGACACCGGCCCCCGCTTTGCCGAGGCCGATGCCGTGCGCCTCAACCGCCTCTTCCGCGGTACCGACACGATCGAAATGCTCGAGACGGTGCTCAAGGAAGGCATGGCGGGCGATGTCGGGATCGTGTCCAGCTTCGGTGCGGAATCCGCGGTGCTGCTCCACCTCGTCTCGCAGGTCGACCCCGGCGTGCCGGTCCTGTTCCTGGAAACCGGCAAGCACTTCCCCGAGACACTCGCCTACCGTGACCTGCTGATCGAGCGCCTTGGCCTCAAGGACCTGCGCAACCTGACCCCGGATGCCGAGGAACTGGCCAAGAAGGACGAATCCGGCCTGCGCTGGTCCTACGATCCGGACGGCTGCTGCGACATCCGCAAGGTGAAGCCGCTGGCAAAGGCCCTGCTCGGCCTGGATGCCTCGATCACGGGACGCAAGGCTTTTCAGGCCTCGACCCGCGCGACGCTGCCGCGTTTCGAGATCGACACGACCGACGAACAGGGCCGCCTCAAGATCAATCCGTTGATCGACTGGTCGCCCGAACGGATTGCCGCCTATATCGAGGAGCACGACCTGCCGCCGCACCCGCTGGTGGCCGAAGGCTATCCCTCGATCGGCTGCATGCCGTGCACCAGCAAGGTCGCACCGGGCGAAGACCCGCGTTCGGGCCGCTGGCGCGGTTGGGACAAGACCGAGTGCGGCATCCACGTCGCGCATCACACACCCGACCATACCGAGCAGGTTGCACCGGAATTCGACCCGGGCCTCTAA
- a CDS encoding DUF934 domain-containing protein: MVDVQFRFRDDEAVNDPAVTVDAFTEQSNASAVRIEPGDDARDLLPHLDRIALVEVNFPAWTDGRGYSSARVLREAGFTGEIRAVGDVVIDMLSHLKRCGFDAFAPDKPLNPTDAQNAFERWDNVYQATADGRQPIWALRHPA; the protein is encoded by the coding sequence ATGGTTGATGTCCAGTTCCGCTTCCGTGACGATGAAGCGGTCAACGATCCCGCCGTCACGGTCGATGCTTTCACCGAGCAGAGCAATGCCTCGGCCGTGCGCATCGAGCCGGGCGACGACGCCCGCGACCTGCTGCCCCACCTCGACCGCATTGCGCTGGTCGAAGTGAATTTCCCGGCATGGACCGACGGGCGCGGCTATTCCTCGGCCCGGGTCCTGCGCGAAGCGGGATTTACCGGCGAGATCCGCGCCGTGGGCGATGTCGTGATCGACATGCTCAGTCATCTCAAGCGCTGCGGCTTCGACGCTTTCGCGCCCGACAAGCCGCTCAACCCGACCGACGCGCAGAACGCGTTCGAGCGTTGGGACAACGTCTATCAGGCGACGGCTGACGGCCGCCAGCCTATCTGGGCGCTACGGCACCCGGCCTGA
- a CDS encoding nitrite/sulfite reductase: MYKYDQYDQQMVDTRVAEFRDQVKRRLAGDLTEDQFRPLRLQNGLYLQLHAYMLRVAVPYGTLNSTQMKMLGDIADKYDRGYGHFTTRQNIQYNWIKLEDTPDILADLASVEMHAIQTSGNCIRNISSDQYAGAAADEVIDPRPYAELLRQWSSFHPEFLTLPRKFKIAVIASETDRAAMKLHDIGIRMVRNDAGEIGARFYVGGGMGRTPMIAPVIREFVPLDQLITYSEACLRVYNRYGRRDNKYKARIKILVHELGKEEYTRQVEEEFAHLMSQGIEPPLAELERIKQYFVDPAYETGLSDELDLTDPDFRLWVERNCQEHKQAGYIIATVSLKPVGGIPGDASADQIRLMAQLAKDYSFDELRVTHAQNIVFPHVKKADLYTLWQKLDEAGLSTANLDTVGDIIACPGLDYCSLANARSIPVAQKISERFGSAEKQAEIGELKLKISGCINACGHHHAGHIGILGVDRKGVENYQLLLGGSEGADTSLGKITGPGFDEDGIVDAVEKATQVYLSNREDGERFLDTYRRIGMDPFKEAIYG, encoded by the coding sequence ATGTACAAGTACGACCAATACGACCAGCAGATGGTCGACACGCGCGTCGCGGAATTCCGCGACCAGGTGAAGCGCCGCCTCGCCGGCGACCTGACCGAGGACCAGTTCCGGCCGCTGCGCCTGCAGAACGGCCTGTACCTCCAGCTGCACGCCTACATGCTGCGCGTTGCGGTGCCCTACGGCACCCTCAACTCGACGCAGATGAAGATGCTGGGCGACATCGCGGACAAGTACGACCGCGGCTATGGCCACTTCACCACCCGCCAGAACATCCAGTACAACTGGATCAAGCTGGAAGACACGCCCGACATCCTCGCCGATCTCGCCTCGGTCGAGATGCATGCCATCCAGACCAGCGGCAACTGCATCCGCAACATCAGTTCGGACCAGTACGCCGGTGCGGCTGCCGACGAAGTGATCGACCCGCGCCCCTATGCCGAGCTGCTGCGCCAGTGGTCGAGCTTCCACCCGGAATTCCTCACCCTGCCGCGCAAGTTCAAGATCGCCGTCATTGCCAGCGAGACCGACCGCGCGGCGATGAAGCTGCACGACATCGGCATCAGGATGGTCAGGAACGACGCCGGCGAGATCGGCGCGCGCTTCTACGTCGGCGGCGGCATGGGCCGCACCCCGATGATCGCGCCGGTCATCCGCGAATTCGTGCCGCTCGACCAGCTGATCACGTACTCCGAGGCGTGCCTGCGCGTGTACAACCGCTATGGCCGCCGCGACAACAAGTACAAGGCGCGCATCAAGATCCTCGTCCATGAACTGGGCAAGGAAGAATACACGCGTCAGGTCGAGGAAGAGTTCGCGCACCTGATGTCGCAGGGCATCGAGCCGCCGCTGGCCGAGCTTGAGCGCATCAAGCAGTACTTCGTCGACCCCGCCTACGAGACCGGCCTGTCCGACGAACTCGACCTGACCGATCCCGACTTCCGCCTCTGGGTGGAGCGCAACTGCCAGGAACACAAGCAGGCCGGCTACATCATCGCCACTGTCTCGCTGAAGCCGGTGGGCGGCATTCCGGGCGACGCTTCGGCCGACCAGATCCGCCTGATGGCCCAGCTCGCCAAGGACTACAGCTTCGATGAACTGCGCGTCACCCACGCCCAGAACATCGTCTTCCCGCACGTGAAGAAGGCCGACCTCTACACGCTGTGGCAGAAGCTCGACGAGGCCGGTCTCTCGACCGCCAACCTCGACACCGTGGGCGACATCATCGCCTGCCCGGGCCTCGACTACTGCAGCCTTGCAAACGCCCGCTCGATCCCGGTGGCGCAGAAGATTTCTGAGCGCTTCGGCAGCGCCGAGAAGCAGGCCGAGATCGGCGAGCTGAAGCTGAAGATCTCCGGCTGCATCAACGCCTGCGGCCACCACCACGCGGGCCACATCGGCATCCTCGGCGTCGACCGCAAGGGCGTGGAGAACTACCAGCTCCTGCTCGGCGGCTCGGAAGGCGCCGACACGTCACTGGGCAAGATCACCGGCCCGGGCTTCGACGAGGACGGTATCGTCGATGCCGTCGAAAAGGCCACGCAAGTCTATCTGTCCAACCGCGAGGACGGGGAACGCTTCCTCGACACGTACCGCCGGATCGGCATGGATCCGTTCAAGGAGGCTATCTATGGTTGA
- a CDS encoding DUF2849 domain-containing protein encodes MKILTGNDLKTGAVIWWTGVGWSLDVNESADVGEHGAAVIAREEGAQNVFAAYIIDGQKDAEGVRPAHIKDRIRALGPTVRPDLTLKPSEPEAVNWVI; translated from the coding sequence GTGAAAATTCTTACGGGCAACGACCTGAAGACCGGAGCGGTCATCTGGTGGACCGGCGTGGGCTGGTCGCTGGACGTCAACGAATCGGCCGATGTCGGCGAGCATGGCGCGGCGGTCATCGCCCGCGAGGAAGGCGCGCAGAACGTCTTCGCCGCCTATATCATCGACGGCCAGAAGGACGCCGAGGGCGTTCGCCCCGCCCATATCAAGGACCGCATCCGCGCCCTGGGCCCCACCGTGCGCCCCGACCTGACGCTCAAGCCGTCCGAACCCGAAGCCGTGAACTGGGTGATCTGA
- the cobA gene encoding uroporphyrinogen-III C-methyltransferase, producing the protein MQANPATTGQEGRIGTVYLVGAGPGDPDLLTLRAARLLMSAGLVVHDGLVDPAILSMARSSARLISVAKSRSRHTMEQEAICDLLVKEALAGNDVVRLKGGDPFVFGRGGEEAEACRAAGVPVEVVPGISSALGASAAAQIPLTHRDHASIVSFVAGQCKGLTDQDWSGLAGKGRTLVIFMGLATAAQISEKLIADGLTPEVPIAVIENATRKQMRVLRASLAGLADLVRDERVQSPALIVIGDVARAESGDTDNSIRALALEAQNMEIGQ; encoded by the coding sequence ATGCAAGCGAATCCCGCCACTACCGGTCAGGAAGGCCGCATCGGCACCGTCTATCTCGTCGGTGCAGGCCCGGGCGATCCGGACCTGCTGACGCTGCGCGCCGCGCGGCTGCTGATGTCGGCCGGCCTAGTCGTGCACGATGGCCTTGTCGATCCGGCGATCCTCTCCATGGCCCGCTCGTCGGCGCGACTGATCTCCGTCGCCAAGAGCCGCTCGCGCCACACCATGGAGCAGGAGGCGATCTGCGACCTGCTGGTGAAGGAAGCGCTTGCCGGCAACGACGTCGTGCGCCTCAAGGGCGGCGATCCCTTCGTCTTCGGGCGTGGCGGCGAAGAAGCCGAAGCCTGCCGCGCTGCCGGGGTCCCGGTAGAGGTCGTGCCCGGCATCTCCTCGGCGCTGGGCGCATCGGCGGCGGCGCAGATCCCGCTGACCCACCGCGACCACGCCTCGATCGTCTCGTTCGTCGCCGGTCAGTGCAAGGGCCTTACCGATCAGGACTGGTCGGGCCTTGCCGGCAAGGGCCGCACCCTGGTGATCTTCATGGGCCTGGCCACCGCCGCCCAGATCTCGGAAAAGCTGATCGCCGACGGCCTGACGCCGGAGGTTCCGATCGCCGTCATCGAGAACGCGACCCGCAAGCAGATGCGCGTGCTGCGCGCCTCGCTGGCCGGCCTTGCCGATCTTGTTCGCGATGAGAGGGTGCAAAGTCCCGCCCTCATCGTTATCGGCGACGTCGCACGCGCCGAATCCGGCGATACCGACAATTCCATTCGCGCCCTGGCGCTTGAGGCCCAGAACATGGAGATAGGGCAGTGA
- a CDS encoding helix-turn-helix domain-containing protein, translating to MAIAAQFDELPVDAARPRAHRRKLRLEARGALESGTETSVVIHNLSESGMLMESKTELEIGEAIDLDFPEAGQVHATVEWASGTLYGCSFDKALSAFALSAAQLRGAVEPGVEPDGSAKVQGVAAIGGETLGERLHRLRKLRGMTQGELAEKLGVSKPTVWAWEQDRARPIEDRIEPIAQALGVTASDLKPTRTIVGLPELIARCRSQIAEAVETTPEKIKIMIEL from the coding sequence ATGGCCATTGCCGCTCAATTCGATGAACTACCGGTCGATGCGGCCCGACCGCGCGCGCACAGGCGCAAGCTGCGGCTGGAAGCGCGCGGTGCGTTGGAGTCCGGCACCGAGACCTCCGTCGTCATTCATAACCTCTCCGAATCGGGCATGCTCATGGAGAGCAAGACCGAACTGGAGATCGGCGAGGCCATCGACCTCGATTTCCCCGAGGCGGGCCAGGTCCACGCGACGGTCGAATGGGCAAGCGGCACGCTCTACGGCTGCAGCTTCGACAAGGCGCTGTCCGCTTTCGCACTGAGCGCGGCACAATTGCGCGGCGCGGTCGAACCGGGTGTCGAGCCGGACGGTTCGGCCAAGGTCCAGGGCGTTGCCGCGATCGGCGGCGAAACGCTGGGCGAGCGACTGCACCGCCTGCGCAAGTTGCGCGGCATGACCCAGGGCGAACTCGCCGAGAAGCTGGGCGTCAGCAAACCGACCGTATGGGCCTGGGAACAGGACCGTGCGCGGCCGATCGAGGATCGCATCGAGCCGATTGCACAGGCTCTGGGCGTCACGGCGTCCGATCTCAAGCCGACTCGCACGATCGTCGGCCTGCCCGAACTGATCGCCCGCTGCCGCAGCCAGATTGCCGAAGCGGTCGAAACGACTCCGGAGAAGATCAAGATCATGATCGAGCTGTGA
- a CDS encoding GGDEF domain-containing protein produces MNFTVEETSALYGLLADSSSDVILKTDREGFIVHASPAFERLGFRIPGSLISPNLLDIVESSHRDMVSRALSDALEGREVGRWVEFPAVTADERQHWFEIQARALRDDEGEIYGALSIMRSIDERRQLKDQLFAATYTDPLTGLTNRAAFISMLEHMIESNMDGCLALFSIDFFRTINMKYGQSTGDEVLQVFADLLREMLRAEDIISRIGSERFAVLLPRTSTEQAQAICHRVVTTLAELRQKVGESRFAITASASIAHIGDNLDRTIERAELALFCAKAKGRNRLELEKERPVATH; encoded by the coding sequence ATGAATTTCACGGTAGAGGAGACTTCGGCACTTTACGGGTTGCTGGCCGACAGCAGTTCCGATGTGATCCTGAAGACGGACCGTGAAGGTTTCATCGTCCATGCCTCGCCGGCGTTCGAGCGGCTTGGCTTCCGCATCCCCGGATCGTTGATATCGCCCAACCTGCTGGACATCGTCGAAAGCTCGCACCGCGACATGGTCAGCCGTGCGCTATCCGATGCGCTAGAGGGGCGTGAAGTGGGCCGATGGGTCGAATTCCCGGCTGTCACCGCCGACGAACGCCAGCACTGGTTCGAGATCCAGGCGCGCGCCCTGCGCGACGACGAGGGCGAAATCTACGGCGCGCTCAGCATCATGCGCAGCATCGACGAGCGCCGCCAGCTCAAGGACCAGCTCTTCGCCGCGACTTATACCGATCCACTGACCGGCCTGACCAACCGCGCCGCCTTTATCTCGATGCTCGAACACATGATCGAATCGAACATGGACGGCTGCCTGGCGCTGTTCAGCATCGATTTCTTCCGCACCATCAACATGAAGTACGGCCAGTCGACCGGGGACGAGGTCCTGCAGGTCTTCGCCGATCTGCTTCGCGAGATGCTGCGGGCCGAGGACATCATTTCGCGGATCGGTTCCGAGCGCTTTGCGGTGCTGCTGCCGCGGACCTCTACCGAGCAGGCGCAGGCGATCTGCCACCGCGTGGTGACGACGCTGGCCGAACTGCGCCAGAAGGTGGGCGAGAGCCGCTTTGCCATCACCGCCAGTGCCAGCATCGCCCACATCGGCGACAATCTCGACCGGACCATCGAGCGGGCCGAGCTTGCGCTGTTCTGCGCCAAGGCAAAGGGGCGTAACCGCCTCGAATTGGAAAAGGAACGTCCCGTAGCCACGCACTGA
- a CDS encoding mechanosensitive ion channel family protein yields MSAPLDPAAAGTPLSDSTSAVDPGVLVPAPSPTPIDDQAISGAEGLKNAVASKSGTVGDIINSLDSLAVQVGGTRISVWDLIVVMLVLALVITVAWAASKFAARVIGRMSRLDTTQHLLAEKMVSLVIWGIAILVGIDVLGIDLTAFAVFSGAFGLAIGFGLQKTFGNLIAGIILLMDKSIKPGDVIAITDQAGNSTFGQIRRIGIRAVSLTTRDQKEYLIPNENLMINQVENWSYSSKNVRIQVPVGISYNADIVKAEELMLEAARGVKRILAAPPPTAWLESYGDSSVNFIVHCWITDPEEGTGNVRSAVLKNLWHLFHEHGIEIPFPQRDINLRQNEALRDLIEAMRESKASSGKNAGPGPEA; encoded by the coding sequence GTGAGCGCCCCGCTCGATCCCGCGGCGGCGGGCACGCCTCTGTCCGATTCGACCAGCGCAGTCGATCCCGGCGTGCTGGTCCCGGCCCCCTCGCCCACCCCGATTGACGATCAGGCGATCTCAGGGGCAGAAGGGCTCAAGAACGCCGTCGCTTCGAAAAGCGGCACCGTCGGCGACATCATCAACTCGCTCGACAGCCTGGCGGTACAGGTCGGCGGGACGCGCATATCGGTGTGGGACCTGATCGTCGTCATGCTGGTCTTGGCGCTCGTGATCACGGTCGCCTGGGCTGCCAGCAAGTTCGCCGCAAGGGTGATCGGCCGCATGAGCCGGCTCGACACGACCCAGCATCTCCTGGCCGAAAAGATGGTCAGCCTCGTCATCTGGGGCATCGCGATCCTCGTGGGCATCGATGTCCTCGGCATAGACCTGACAGCCTTCGCGGTCTTTTCCGGCGCCTTCGGTCTGGCCATCGGTTTCGGCCTGCAGAAGACCTTCGGCAACCTGATCGCGGGAATCATCCTGCTGATGGACAAGTCGATCAAGCCCGGAGACGTCATCGCCATCACCGACCAGGCGGGCAATTCCACCTTCGGCCAGATCCGCCGCATCGGCATTCGCGCGGTTTCGCTTACGACCCGCGACCAGAAGGAATACCTGATTCCCAACGAAAACCTGATGATCAATCAGGTGGAGAACTGGTCCTACTCGTCCAAGAACGTGCGCATCCAGGTGCCGGTCGGCATCTCCTACAATGCCGATATCGTGAAGGCCGAGGAACTGATGCTGGAAGCGGCGCGCGGCGTGAAGCGCATTCTGGCAGCGCCGCCGCCCACCGCATGGCTGGAATCCTATGGCGACAGCTCGGTGAATTTCATCGTCCACTGCTGGATCACCGATCCCGAAGAAGGCACCGGAAACGTGCGCTCGGCGGTGCTCAAGAACCTGTGGCACCTGTTCCACGAGCACGGCATCGAGATCCCGTTCCCGCAGCGCGACATCAACTTGCGCCAGAACGAGGCGCTTCGCGACCTGATCGAGGCCATGCGCGAGAGCAAGGCAAGCAGCGGGAAGAACGCAGGACCCGGGCCCGAAGCCTGA
- the metC gene encoding cystathionine beta-lyase yields MILSDSTGLKNKAHATKLVGAGRRREWTGAVVNPPVWRASTHLYDSTKDLAEGPRRNEDGRFFYGRRGAPTQWALCDALTEIEPGAAGTVLYPSGVAAIAGVLLTLLRPGDVLLMTDNAYDPSRAMGRGLLHDLGVETRFFDPLDLSAYEALFCEKTRAVLLEAPGSLSMEVCDVPALARIAREKGAVSVLDNTWAGPLGFAALDKGVDISLMALTKHVGGHSDLMMGCASAGPELYAKLRQRAQQLGTVVSPDDASLALRGLRTLNLRLGQETASALAIAEWLSRRPEIAQVLCPMLPGSTGHEFWKRDFTGGCGLFSFTFKGGDGASRNRFIDALELFGIGYSWGGYESLALPIEPSHYRTCMAWPPHGGDPQDCHGVRLSIGLEDPNDLIADIEQALARMQGS; encoded by the coding sequence ATGATCTTGAGCGATTCAACGGGGCTGAAAAACAAGGCACATGCCACGAAGCTGGTCGGAGCCGGCCGGCGCAGGGAATGGACCGGAGCGGTCGTCAACCCGCCGGTCTGGCGTGCCAGCACGCACTTATACGATAGCACGAAGGACCTCGCGGAAGGACCGCGCCGCAACGAGGACGGTCGGTTTTTCTACGGCAGGCGCGGCGCGCCCACGCAGTGGGCCCTGTGCGATGCGCTGACCGAAATCGAACCGGGTGCCGCCGGTACGGTGCTCTACCCCTCCGGCGTGGCGGCCATCGCCGGCGTTCTCTTGACCCTGCTGCGGCCCGGAGACGTGCTGCTGATGACCGACAATGCCTATGACCCGAGCCGGGCCATGGGCAGGGGCCTGCTCCACGACCTTGGCGTCGAGACCCGCTTTTTCGACCCGCTCGACCTGTCCGCCTACGAGGCCCTGTTCTGCGAGAAGACGCGCGCAGTCCTGCTGGAGGCGCCGGGCAGCCTCTCGATGGAAGTGTGCGACGTGCCCGCGCTCGCCCGCATCGCCCGCGAGAAAGGCGCGGTATCGGTGCTCGACAACACCTGGGCCGGACCGCTGGGCTTCGCCGCTCTCGACAAGGGCGTGGACATTAGCCTGATGGCCCTCACCAAGCATGTCGGCGGGCACTCGGACCTGATGATGGGCTGTGCCAGCGCGGGGCCGGAACTCTATGCGAAACTGCGCCAGCGCGCGCAGCAGCTGGGCACCGTCGTCTCGCCCGACGACGCATCGCTGGCCCTGCGCGGCCTGCGCACGCTCAACTTGCGGCTCGGTCAGGAAACCGCCTCGGCTCTCGCCATTGCCGAATGGCTCTCGCGGCGGCCCGAAATCGCGCAGGTCCTGTGCCCGATGCTGCCCGGATCGACCGGCCATGAGTTCTGGAAGCGCGACTTCACCGGTGGCTGCGGCCTGTTCAGCTTCACCTTCAAGGGCGGCGACGGGGCAAGCCGCAACCGCTTCATCGATGCGCTGGAGCTGTTCGGGATCGGCTATTCCTGGGGCGGCTACGAAAGCCTTGCCCTGCCGATAGAGCCTTCGCACTATCGCACATGCATGGCCTGGCCGCCGCACGGCGGCGATCCGCAGGACTGCCACGGCGTGCGCCTGTCGATCGGGCTGGAAGACCCGAACGACCTTATCGCCGACATCGAACAGGCGCTCGCGCGGATGCAGGGATCGTGA
- the queF gene encoding preQ(1) synthase — translation MSDTPANPLHLGQQSALPASPTEAVLDYVPNPRAGSLYMVRFAAPEFTSLCPVTGQPDFAHLVIDYAPGETIVESKSLKLFLGSFRNHSGFHEDVTVGIGQRLFDEMKPRWLRIGGYWYPRGGIPIDVFWQSGAVPDGLWVPDQGVQSYRGRG, via the coding sequence ATGAGCGATACACCCGCGAACCCCCTTCACCTTGGCCAGCAGAGCGCGCTTCCCGCGTCTCCGACCGAAGCGGTGCTGGACTATGTGCCCAACCCGCGCGCCGGTTCCCTGTACATGGTCCGCTTTGCCGCGCCGGAATTCACTTCCTTGTGTCCGGTCACCGGTCAGCCCGATTTCGCGCATCTCGTGATCGACTATGCGCCTGGCGAGACCATCGTGGAATCGAAGAGCCTGAAGCTCTTCCTCGGCTCCTTCCGCAATCACAGCGGCTTTCACGAAGACGTGACGGTCGGGATCGGCCAGCGCCTGTTCGACGAGATGAAACCGCGCTGGCTGCGTATCGGCGGATACTGGTATCCGCGCGGCGGCATACCCATCGACGTCTTCTGGCAGTCGGGCGCGGTACCCGATGGGCTCTGGGTTCCCGATCAGGGCGTGCAGAGCTACCGCGGGCGCGGCTAA
- a CDS encoding carbon-nitrogen hydrolase family protein: MDHTKARLIIRPATVADAPAIARLSIKVYGKADSFTRAEIRGQLINFPEGQFVAEYEGKIVGHCATMIVSADLAFKPHTWEEISNGGYGRPPAVDGDVLYGFEVCVDPDFRRLRIGQRLYRKRKELCQHFELKGIAFAGRMPGYARRRRQYPNPADYVQAVREKKVRDQVILFQMNEGYEPRGIMPDYIPNDKESGGFAVLMYWTNPLAPRDTGKAVPGLKERVPSSVRVATVQFMMRKIETIDQFEEQVEYWVDVASDYESDFVVFPELFTLELLSIEEKKLQPAQAIEKVATYTDRFVEFMSRMAVSYNVNIVGGSHPTKVKREGGGSEIRNIGYTFLRDGAVHESEKLHPTPSERRWWNIQGGYGANVIPTDCGPIGVMICYDSEFPELARHLVNQGALMLFVPFCTDERRGFLRAHYCCQARAVENQVYVVTSGVVGNLPNVENMDVHYAESAILTPSDFPFSRDGVAAHAPANTETIAIADLSLDSLLTARQSGTVQNLRDRRFDLYRVEWTQQQA; the protein is encoded by the coding sequence ATGGATCATACCAAAGCAAGACTCATCATTCGCCCAGCGACGGTTGCCGATGCTCCGGCCATCGCGCGGTTGTCCATCAAGGTCTATGGCAAGGCCGACTCCTTCACCCGCGCCGAAATCCGCGGCCAGCTCATCAACTTTCCCGAAGGCCAGTTCGTCGCCGAGTACGAAGGCAAGATCGTCGGCCACTGCGCGACGATGATCGTCAGTGCCGATCTCGCGTTCAAGCCGCATACCTGGGAAGAGATCAGCAACGGCGGCTATGGCCGCCCGCCGGCCGTGGACGGCGATGTCCTCTACGGTTTCGAGGTCTGCGTCGATCCCGACTTCCGCCGCCTGCGCATCGGCCAGCGCCTGTACCGCAAGCGCAAGGAACTGTGTCAGCATTTCGAGCTCAAAGGCATCGCCTTTGCCGGGCGCATGCCCGGCTACGCGCGCCGCCGCCGCCAGTATCCCAACCCGGCCGATTACGTGCAGGCCGTGCGGGAGAAGAAAGTCCGCGACCAGGTCATCCTGTTCCAGATGAACGAAGGGTACGAGCCGCGCGGAATCATGCCGGACTACATTCCCAACGACAAGGAATCGGGTGGCTTCGCGGTCCTGATGTACTGGACCAACCCGCTGGCACCGCGCGATACCGGCAAGGCCGTGCCTGGCCTGAAGGAACGCGTGCCCAGTTCGGTGCGGGTTGCAACCGTCCAGTTCATGATGCGCAAGATCGAGACGATCGACCAGTTCGAGGAACAGGTCGAGTACTGGGTCGACGTCGCTTCGGATTACGAGTCCGACTTCGTGGTCTTCCCCGAGCTGTTCACGCTCGAACTTCTCTCCATTGAGGAGAAGAAGCTGCAGCCGGCCCAGGCGATCGAGAAAGTCGCTACTTATACGGACCGTTTCGTCGAGTTCATGTCGCGCATGGCGGTAAGCTACAACGTCAACATTGTCGGCGGCTCGCACCCGACCAAGGTGAAGCGCGAAGGCGGCGGCAGCGAGATCCGCAATATCGGCTACACCTTCCTGCGCGACGGTGCAGTGCACGAATCGGAAAAGCTCCATCCCACGCCCTCGGAGCGCAGGTGGTGGAACATCCAGGGCGGCTACGGTGCCAATGTCATTCCCACCGACTGTGGCCCGATCGGGGTCATGATCTGCTATGACAGCGAGTTCCCGGAACTGGCGCGGCATCTCGTCAATCAGGGCGCGCTCATGCTCTTTGTGCCGTTCTGCACCGACGAGCGGCGCGGCTTCCTGCGCGCGCACTACTGCTGCCAGGCCCGCGCGGTCGAGAACCAGGTCTACGTCGTGACCTCGGGCGTCGTCGGCAACCTGCCGAACGTCGAGAACATGGACGTCCACTATGCCGAGAGCGCGATCCTGACGCCTTCGGACTTTCCTTTCTCGCGCGATGGCGTGGCGGCCCATGCTCCCGCCAACACCGAGACCATCGCCATTGCCGATCTATCGCTCGATTCCCTGCTGACCGCGCGTCAGTCGGGAACCGTCCAGAACCTGCGCGACCGCCGCTTCGACCTTTACCGGGTCGAGTGGACGCAGCAGCAGGCCTGA